The proteins below are encoded in one region of Leishmania infantum JPCM5 genome chromosome 16:
- a CDS encoding putative transaldolase has protein sequence MPNRLEQLREMTTVVADTANFSLMEKFRPEDATTNPSLVLAGSQMTEYANLLTEAIDYARANISRHSDHYTSDDNDENLVALALDKLTVSFGIQILKVVPGRVSTEVDAKLSFNEQKMIDKARLLIRMYEEAGISRNRIYIKLASTWEGIQAARTLEKEGICCNLTLLFSFAQAVACAQANVSLISPFVGRILDWYRKAEPAKADCFVGAADPGVVSVTKIYNYYKKHGYKTIVMGASFRNVEEILELAGCDKLTISPSLLEELAASEGNVVRKLHPDKVTEVEKLPELSREDFLFMHNEDPMAVEKLSEGIRNFHKDTVKLTNAIREKL, from the coding sequence ATGCCGAACCGACTCGAGCAACTCCGCGAGATGACAACTGTCGTCGCCGATACGGCGAACTTCAGTCTCATGGAGAAGTTCCGGCCGGAGGATGCGACGACGAACCCATCACTTGTGCTGGCCGGATCACAGATGACCGAATACGCGAACCTCTTGACGGAGGCTATCGATTACGCCAGGGCAAACATCAGCAGGCACAGTGATCACTACACAAGCGATGACAACGACGAGAACCTGGTGGCCCTCGCGCTTGATAAGCTGACGGTCAGCTTCGGCATCCAGATATTGAAGGTCGTGCCGGGCCGCGTGAGCACCGAGGTGGACGCGAAGCTGTCCTTCAATGAGCAAAAGATGATCGACAAGGCGCGCCTTCTTATTCGGATGTACGAGGAGGCTGGCATCAGCCGCAACCGTATCTACATCAAGCTGGCCTCCACCTGGGAGGGCATCCAGGCCGCTCGTacgctggagaaggagggcatcTGCTGCAACCTGACGCTGCTCTTCTCGTTCGCTCAGGCGGTCGCGTGCGCACAGGCGAACGTCTCCCTCATCTCGCCTTTCGTCGGCCGCATCCTTGATTGGTACAGGAAGGCGGAGCCGGCCAAGGCGGACTGCTTCGTCGGCGCGGCCGACCCCGGTGTTGTCTCCGTCACTAAGATCTACAACTACTACAAGAAGCACGGCTACAAGACCATCGTTATGGGCGCCTCCTTCCGCAACGTTGAGGAGATCTTGGAGCTGGCCGGCTGCGACAAGCTCACCATCTCCCCCTCGCTactggaggagctggcagCCAGTGAAGGCAACGTCGTCCGCAAGCTCCACCCCGACAAGGTGACGGAGGTGGAGAAACTGCCAGAGCTGTCGAGAGAGGACTTCCTCTTCATGCACAATGAAGATCCGATGGCCGTCGAGAAGCTCTCCGAGGGCATCCGCAACTTCCACAAGGACACAGTGAAGCTGACGAACGCCATCCGTGAGAAGCTGTAA